In the genome of Candidatus Promineifilum breve, the window GTAGAGGGGGTGGCGCACGATGCGATAGGGGCCGGTGGTGATGACGTGCTGGCCGCGCTCCGTTTCCACGCGCACCGTGGTCGCCGCGTAAGCGTTGACCAGCATCACCCAATAGGGCACGAGCACGCCGGGCAACAGGCCGATGAAGCCCACGATCTGCGCCCACAGCGGCACAGTCGACCAGCCAAAACGGTAATCCAGCCCGGCCACGACCAGCGACCCCAGGTGGAGCGGCGGGGTTAGGGCAGCGAAAACTTTGTCAAACGATTTGGTCTTGGCCGACGGACGGCCGCGCTCGTTGATCGCCGCCGGATTCTTGCGGATGACGTATAAGCCGGCGGTCAGCGTAGCGCCGACGAACAGCCCCAGATAGGCCCAGGCGTTCCACCAGCGGAGTGACCCGGCTGGAATAAACAGACACAGGGCGTAGACGACGACCATGCCGAAAACCTGCACCAGACGACGGCGGCCGTCTTCATTCAAGCCTTCTCGTGGCGCTTGACTCGTTAGGTGTGACATGATGGCTCTCCCATAAACGAACTGTTGCTATATGCTGGCTCTGCGCTCTCCGCGTCTTCTCCCTTCGCGCGCTCCGCGTTCCTCTGCCCATTGTTGGCATTTGGCAAAGCCCTGAGTATTTACCAGACGCCGGGCATCAGCCGATAGCGCGTCCGTTGCGCATACTCCCGATAGCCGGGCAATTTCTCCTGCAACATCGCGTCCTCGTGGGCCGTGCGCCAGACGAACAGGACAATCCCCGCCGCGGCCGGGACGAGCATCCACCACGAGCCGAGGGCCAATGCCGCCGCCACGAAGGCCAGCAGCGTGCCGCTGTACATCGGGTGGCGGACGTAGCGGTATGGCCCGGTCGAGATGACCTGATGCCCGTCTTGCAGGCGCACGACCCGCGCGGCGTAGGCGTTGCTCGCCAACACCCAGACGGCCAGCAGCAGGGCCGGGACGAGCAGCGCCAGCCCCACGATTTGCAACCAACCGGGCACGGCCGACCAGCCGAAGCGATGATCCAGCCCGCCGACGATCAGCCCGCCGAAGAGGAGCAGCGGCATCAGGCGGTGGAAGCGTTGGTCAAACTCTTCCGTATTGGTCGAGCGCCGGCCACGCTCATTGATGACCGCCGGGTTGACCGAGGCCACCCAGGCCAGACCGAGCGCATAGCACAGGGCATACACCCCGAAGTAGGCCCAGGCCGCCGGCCAGCGCACCGTGCCCGCGGCGATGAACAACACCGCCGCCTGAACGGCCTGAAAGGCGAAGATGCCGATGAACAGGCGCGCGCCGTCGCGGTTGAGGCGGGGTTTGGTGGGTGATTGTTGGGTTGTTGAGGTCATGTTGTTCTCCAGAGTGTGTTAATCAAACATGCACCAACGCCGTCCTGGCCCGCGCCCGCCCATCATCAGTCAGATGCAAATCGCCATTATTGCGCCACACCAGCCCACCGCGCTCCGCCTGGTCAACCACGGTTGACGCGAAGTTCGGCTCCCAGCGCAGGTGGTAATGCAGATGATCGACGCGGCACTCGCTCGACATCTCCGGCGTGTGCTCGTGGTTCAGCAGGTGGATCGCCAGCGCGGTCTGGGCGAACTCCCAGCGCTGGTGGGCGCGCCGCGTCGCCTGGGCCGCCAACCCACGCTGGGGGGCCAGCAGGAACGCGCCCAAAAACAGCACGCCCAACACGGCGGCGATGGCCCCGGCGATGTTGGCATCGAGGAACCAGGCCAGCCAGAAGCCGCCGATGGCCCCGGCCGCGGCCAGGGCGGCGCTATAGAGCAACATGCGGCTCAGCCGGTCGGTCAGCAGATAGGCGGCCGAGGCTGGGGCGATCATCAGGGCCACGACGAGGACGGAGCCGACGGCATCGAACGCGCCCACGGCCGTGACCGACACCATGACCATCAGCCCGTAGTGGATGAGGGCAGGCGAAAAGCCCAGCGCAGCGGCCAGCCCGGCGTCAAACGTCGTCAGCTTCAGCTCCTTGTAGAACAGGCCGATGACCACGACGTTGATCAGCAGGATGAGGCCCATGACGACCAGACTGCGCGGCAGATCGACGCCGCCGATGTCCACGCGGTCGAGGGGGGCGAAGGTCAATTCGCCCAGCAGCACGGCGTCCACGTCCAGATGGACGCCGCGGGCGAAGCGCGAGATGAGGATGACGGCCACGCTGAACAGGGCGGGAAAGACCAGGCCGATGGCCGCGTCCTGGCGCACCAGCCGGGTGCGCAGCAGCAACTCGACCAGACTGACGGTGATCACCCCCATGCCCGCCGCGGCCAACACCAGCAGCGGCGACTCCAGCGAGCCGATGGCGAAGAAGCCGAGGACGATGCCCAGCAGCACGGTATGGCTGATGGCGTCGCTCATCATCGCCATACGCCGCAGCACGAGGAAGACCCCCGGCAGGGCGCAGGCGACGGCGACGATGACGGCGATGAGTTGAATTTCGGTGGCGGCGCTCATAGTTGGGCCTCGAATTGTCCGGTTTGGCGCAGTTGTTGGGCCTGGCTCAGGCCGGCGGCGGTCAAGGCCCATTCGCCCCGCGCCGCCTCGCGCACCAGGCCCGATTCGGCCAACGTGCGCAGGCTATGGCGCACGCCGCCCTGATAGCGGTTCATGGCCCGTAACAACTCGTAATTGTGGGCGTAATAGGGGTCGCCGTGCTTGTCGGCCAGCGTGTAGAGGTCGGCCAGCACGGCCTGGGTGCGCAGCGTGCGCCGGCTGCGTTGCCGCCGCGCCCACGACCAGACCAGCCCGCGCGCCGCCCCAAACAGCAGCGAGAGCAGCACGATGGCGCTGATGACCAGCACCACGACCGGCCCGGTGGAGAGGCCCGTGCCCAGGCTGCTGAGCAGCGCCCCGGCCACCCCGGCGATCGCGCCGAAGGTCGACGCCACGACCAGCATCACGCTCAGCCGGTCGGTCCACTGCCGCGCGGCGGCGGCCGGGGCCACGATGAGGGCGCTCATCAGCACCACGCCCACCGCTTGCAGGCCGATGACCACACCGATGACCAGCAGCGTGGTCAGGGCCATATCGAGCGCGGTCATGGGGTAGCCCAGGCTGGAGCCGAAGTCGCGGTCGAAGCTGAGCAGCTTGAACTCCTTCCACAGCACGACCAGGGCCAGCAGCGCCGCGCCGCCGAAGACGGCCATGGTGATCACGTCGCTGACCAGCAGCGTGGCCGCCTGGCCGAAGAGGAAGGAGTTCAGCCCGGCCTGGGCCGCCGTCGGGTTGCGTTGCAGGTAGGTCAGCAGCATCAGGCCGAAGCCGAAGAAGACGGACAGGATGATGCCCAGCGCCGCGTCTTCCTTGATGCGGCTGTAGCGGGTGATGGTCAGCAGCAGGAACGTGCCCAGGACGCCGGCCACGGCCGCGCCCAGCACCAGCACCAGCGGGGCCTTGCTGCCGGTCAGCATGAAGGCGATGAGCACGCCGGGCAGCGCCGCGTGGGACATGGCGTCGCCCAGCAAGCTCTGGCGGCGCAGCAGGGCGAACGTGCCCAGCGCCCCGGCCACGATGCCCAGCACGGCCGCGCCCAACGCCACGGTGCGGATGGTGTAATCGAAAAAGAGGCTGTTGATTAAGTCGATCATCGTCACGCCTCGTTAGCGGGGCCGGCTGCCCGTGACGGTAAACTCGGTCGTCGTTCCATCCGTGGTCAGTGGTCTGTCGTCCGTGGTCGTATGCCCATTCCCGCCCAGGAACCCGATGCGCCCGCCATAGGCCCGGCGCAAGTTCTCCTCGGTGAAGACGACGCCCACCGGCCCGGCGGCGACGCGGCTGACGTTGAGCAGCATCACCCAGTCGAAATATTCGGGCACGGTCTGCAAGTCGTGGTGGACGACGACGACCGTCTTGCCCGCGCCGCGCAGCTCCTTGAGCAGTTCGACAATGGCCCGCTCGGTGGTGGCATCGACGCCCTGAAACGGCTCGTCCATGAAGTAGATTTGGGCGTCCTGCACCAGGGCGCGGGCCAGGAACGTGCGCTGCTGCTGGCCGCCGGAGAGCTGGCTGATCTGCCGCCCGGCATAGCGGGCCATGCCGACCTTCTCCAGCGCCTCCAGCGCCCGCTCGCGGTCGGCGCGGCCGGGGCGACGCAACCAGCCCAGTTCGCCGTAGCGGCCCATCATCACCACGTCGAGGACGCTGGTCGGGAAGTCCCAGTCAACGCTGCCGCGCTGGGGCACGTAGCCGACAAGACGGCGCTGGGCGGCGTAGGGCTTGCCGTAGATGAGCATCTGCCCGGCGGCGGGCTTGATGAGGCCCAGCACGGCCTTGATGAACGTCGTCTTGCCCGCGCCGTTGGGGCCGACGATGGCCAGCAACACGCCCGGTGGGGCTTGCAGGTCGATGTCCCACAGCACCGGCTTTTCCTGATAGGCGACCGTCAGATCGGTCACGTCAATTGCATAAGGTGTCTCGGTCATAATTATCCTTAAAGAGAATCCACAGATTTCACAGATTTCACAGATTTTTCAGAGGATTTATCCGCAGATTTGGCAGATTCGGCAGATTATCCGGATTGATTTGGTTCTTGAAATCTGCCTAATCTGCTTAATCTGCGGATGATAATTCTTCTATCTGTGAAATCTGTGTAATCTGTGGATTATTCTTCCCCTCTTAGCGAGGAGACGATGGTATCGATGTTATAGCGCACCATTCCGGCGTAGGTTCCCTCCGGCGTGCCCGTGTCGCCCATGGCATCGGAGAAGAGGCGGCCGCCGATCACCACGTCGAAGTCGCGGGCGCGCACGGCGGCCTGCACCGCTTCGATGTTGCGCACCGGCACCGACGACTCGACGAACACGGCCGGGATGCGCCGCGTGGCGATGGTGTCGGCCAGCCGCTGTACGTCGGCCGTGCCCGCCTCCGACGCGGTGGAGATGCCCTGTAGGCCCAGCACCTCAAAGCCGTAGGCCCGGCCGAAGTAGCTGAAGGCGTCGTGGGCCGTGACGAGCACGCGCTGCTCGGCGGGGATGGTCGCCGCCTGCTCGGCCACGTAGGCATGGAGCGCGGCCAGTTCGGCCAGATAGGCGGCGGCGTTGGCCTCGTAGGCGGCGGCATTGGCCGGGTCGGCGGCCATCAGCGTGTCGCGCACCTGCTCGACGGTCTGCATCCACAGGGCCACGTCGAACCAGATGTGGGGGTCGTATTCGTCGGCGTAGTTGGCCGAGGGCAGCAGGCCGGCCGGGTCGATGCCGGCCGACACGGCCACCACCGTCTGTAATTCGCCCAGCTGCTCCAGCACTTCCTCCATCTGCGCCTCCAGGAAGAGGCCGTTGTAGAACACCACATCGGCCGCCCGCAGCCTGTCCACGTCGCGGGCGCTGGCTTTGTAGAGATGGGGGTCGGTGCCCGGCCCCATCAGCCCGGTCACGCGCACGTGATCGCCGCCGACGATGCGCGCCACGTCGGCGATCTGGCCGATGGTCGTGACGATGAACAGGCGGCCGTCGTCGGCCTCGTCGGCCGCCGCGCCCCGGCCACAGGCTACCAGGAGCAGGGCGATCAACAGTTGAATCAGTAGCAAAGGAATAATGCGTTTCATGCGTCTTGTTATCCGATTAATGGCTTGGCGTTTGTTCCGGCTGGTTGACGTAGACGTGGTGGGCCGCGGCCGTATCCAGCGCCAGCGGCTCATGGCCGTTGACCGCTGTCCATAGCCGGGCCGCGTCGCGCCGGGCGATGACCACGGTCGCGCCGGGGCGCAGACCGGTGGCAGCCAGCGCGCGCAGCACGGCCGGGTCGTCGTCGGTCACGTATTGCACCGTCGCCGCCTCGCCGGCAGCCAGCTCAGGCAGCGGCCGGCCGGCGGGCGGGTCATACGACAGGTCGGCGGCGGGGATGGCGTGGCCGTGGGGGTCGTGGGTGGGGTGATCCAGCGCCGCGGCCAGCCGTTCGGTCATGGCCGCGCTGACGACGTGCTCCAGCCGGTCGGCCTCGGCGTGCACTTCGTCCCAGCCGTAGCCCAGTTTGTCATGGAGATAAAGCTCCAGCAGCCGGTGGCAGCGGGCCACCCGCAGCGCGGCCGTTTCGCCCTCGGGTGTCAGGCGCGCGCCGTGGCTTTTGTGGTAATCGACGAGGGCGGGGGCGGCGGCGGCCATCTTTTGCAGCATGGCCGTGACCGACGCCGGGCGCACGCCCAGCCGCTCGGCCAGGGCCGAGGTGGTGACGCGGCCGTCCTGTTGCGCCCCCAACTGGTGGATGGCGCGGATGTAGTCCTGCGCCGCCGGGCTGCAATTGGCCGCCGGGCTGCAATAGGTCGCCGTGGCGTCGAAATTAGCCTCGTCTAAATTAGACATATCTAAATTATATAGAAGACGGGACAAATGTCAACGCTCTAACGAAATCCGTTCGTAGCAGCGCGGGATGAATCCCGCGGCTGGTACACAAAGTGCGTTGTAGGACATTAACAAATTAATCTCCATATTGGTTTAGGTCGTCGCGCGAGAGCAGGCCGATGAAGAACAGCAAGTGGCGCGAGCCGGAACGGAAGCGGTCGAGCCAACGGGTGACCGCCTGGCGGAGGTGGTCGAGGTCGTCGGCGAAGGGATGGCAATGGAGCACATCCTGCCGCAACCAGCGCCAGAGCTTCTCGATGGGATTGAGCCAGGAAGCATAGGTCGGCAGGAAGAGCAAACGCAGGGCGTGGTGCTGAGCCGCCTCCAGGACGAGCGGATGCTTGTGCGTGGGCCAGTTATCCATGACGAGGTACAGCCGGGGAACGGCGGGATAATCCTGACGCAGCTGTTCATAGAAGGCGACCAACTCGAAGCGCCCGACGCGACTCCGCTGACGATAGGTGACCTGGCCGGTACAGGCGTTGACGACGGCGACGATGCGGGTCTGGGTGTTAGCCCCTGGCCGGTTAACCACGCGACGCTGCTTCTGTCCGCGCCGTTGGTGCACGGCCCGTACCACCGGACGACGCCAGTAGGTCAGTTCATCCCCGAACAACAAGACCGCCTGCTCCGGGTGCTCAACAGCGTCCTGATAAGCGGCCAGGATAGCCCGCCATTTGAGCGCATAAGCGGTGTCTGGGCTGCGGATGAAGGCTTGCGCCTGCTTGCGACTGAACCCCAGCCGTTTGAGCACCTTGTAGATGCCGGGCAGGCTGCGCCTGGTCAACCAACTCAGCACCTGACCCACGTCGGCCAGTCGCCAGCGGGTGACGTCAATCCCGTACTGGCGGGGCGACTGGTGCAGCAGATGGGCGACGGCCTCGCCGGCCTCCGTCGCCGTCAGAGGGGGAAAAAGCCGGCTTGCGCCCCCGCCCTGGACGAATCTCCAGCCCGGCCACGCCCTCGGCCAGGTAGCGGTTGAGCCACGCCGCCACCGTCCGTTCCCCTCGCCGCCGGTACAGCCCATGCAGCGCCACTTGCCTGACCGACCGTCCTTCGACCACCTTCAGGATCGCCGCCGCTCGTTCTCGCAAGTACGGCACAGGGGCATGGTCTCGTACGGCCTGCAATTCCGCCACCTGCGCCGCCGACAATGTCACCTGACGCGGTTTCATCGCTTACCTCCGCTTGTTGTCTCTGCCGGTAGTATAACCGATATGGCGATTTATTTGTTAATGTCCTAAAACGCACTGGCAGAGGGGCGTACGCTCTTCAACCGGCTTCAGCCGGTTTCGTGTGGCAGCGGCGGGTTTCAACCCGCCACGAACATCATCATCCTTATGTAACCAGTCACGCTTGTTGGATTATTCACAATGTTGACAGGGCGCGGCTCGGCGATCTACACTGCCCACGGACAAGGCGCAGTCTAGTGGGGTGGGGGAGAAGGAATCACATGACCCACAATCTCGGCCGCCTCATACTGGATGGCCGCACCTTTGACCAAGCCGGCGGTCTGAACCTGACGCCCGCGGCGGGGGCGCGCTTTCTTATTCTCCACATTGACGCCATCAATCTGAGCGGCGGCGCGCAGGTCACCGTCGATCTGGGCTATGGCACAGACGTGTTCAGCGCCGGGGCCGGCGACAACTTCTGGACGCGGCCGATCGACGTGGCGGCGGTCAATCCCGTGCCCCTGCGCATCAGCGGCGGCAACGGCAGCGCCCGCCTGCGAGCCATCGGCATCGGCGAGGCGACGACGACGGGCAGTCCCGGCACGCCCTGCGGCAGCCGCAGCAACCCCGACATGTTTCTCCACGACGCGACCTATCTGGAGCCGGACTACGAGACGCGACTACGCTGCCATAACCCGTTTCAATGGCAAAATGCCGCCGTCTCGTTGCCTGGCATTCCCGACGCCGTCCGGCAGCGGGTGATGGCGGCCACGGGTATCATCGTCGTCATCCACGAGGGGCACGTCAGCAGTTGCACCGGCACGCTCATCGCCCCCGACCTGTTCGTGACCGCCCGCCACTGCCTCAACGATCCCAGCGGCGAGGACGTGCGCAGCGGCTCGGTGACGTTCGATTACCACACCGACGCCGCCGGCGGTCGGCCGCCGGGTCACGCCACGCGCTTCTTCAAGGTCATGGGCGAGGTGCGCTCCGGCGGGCCACCCACGGGGTCGCAGCCCGGCTCGTCGATCGATTGGGTCATCGTGCGCCTCGACGCTGCGCCGGGGGCACTGCCCGCGCCGCTGGAGATGCGGGCCACGGCCCTGATGAACGGCGAGACGATCTTCACCATGCACCATCCCGGCGGCGCAGCCAAGAAGACGCAGGCCGGAATCCACAGCGGCGGCACGTCGATCACCAACTTCGATTACGCCGGCGGCAGCTCCGGCTCGGCCCTGTTCGACGTCAACGGCCGCCTGGTACGCGGCCCGCTGAGCATCGGCGGCTCGTGCGCGTCGCCGGGGGCGTGTTCGGTCACCTACGCGCCCATTGAGCCGGTGCGGGCCGCGCTGGGCACGCCGCCGCCGCCGCCGGTGCCGATGGACGTGATGGTCGTCTTTGACCGCTCGGGCAGCATGGCCGCCGCCGCGCCGCCGGCCGGGCGCAGCAAGCTGGACGAGGCCCAGGACGCGGCGGCGCTGTTCGTGCGCCTGGTGCGCGACGGCCAGGGCGACCGGCTGGGGCTGGTGACGTTCAGTTCCATCGCCGACTTCGTGCGCCACCCGCAAGCGGCGGCGGCGGCCAAGCCGCTGCTCGTCGGGCCGCCGCCGTTCACCAGCGGCGACATCGGGGCCACCACCGCCGGCGGGGCGACCAGTATCGGCGCGGGGCTGGGCAATGCGTTGCTGGCCTTCCCATCCG includes:
- a CDS encoding methyltransferase family protein, with protein sequence MSHLTSQAPREGLNEDGRRRLVQVFGMVVVYALCLFIPAGSLRWWNAWAYLGLFVGATLTAGLYVIRKNPAAINERGRPSAKTKSFDKVFAALTPPLHLGSLVVAGLDYRFGWSTVPLWAQIVGFIGLLPGVLVPYWVMLVNAYAATTVRVETERGQHVITTGPYRIVRHPLYTAVVLGYVFAPLAFGSWWMAAPAALLVGLFVWRTVNEDRTLQEELPGYREYAQKTRFRLVPGIW
- a CDS encoding methyltransferase family protein, with translation MTSTTQQSPTKPRLNRDGARLFIGIFAFQAVQAAVLFIAAGTVRWPAAWAYFGVYALCYALGLAWVASVNPAVINERGRRSTNTEEFDQRFHRLMPLLLFGGLIVGGLDHRFGWSAVPGWLQIVGLALLVPALLLAVWVLASNAYAARVVRLQDGHQVISTGPYRYVRHPMYSGTLLAFVAAALALGSWWMLVPAAAGIVLFVWRTAHEDAMLQEKLPGYREYAQRTRYRLMPGVW
- a CDS encoding metal ABC transporter permease, producing the protein MSAATEIQLIAVIVAVACALPGVFLVLRRMAMMSDAISHTVLLGIVLGFFAIGSLESPLLVLAAAGMGVITVSLVELLLRTRLVRQDAAIGLVFPALFSVAVILISRFARGVHLDVDAVLLGELTFAPLDRVDIGGVDLPRSLVVMGLILLINVVVIGLFYKELKLTTFDAGLAAALGFSPALIHYGLMVMVSVTAVGAFDAVGSVLVVALMIAPASAAYLLTDRLSRMLLYSAALAAAGAIGGFWLAWFLDANIAGAIAAVLGVLFLGAFLLAPQRGLAAQATRRAHQRWEFAQTALAIHLLNHEHTPEMSSECRVDHLHYHLRWEPNFASTVVDQAERGGLVWRNNGDLHLTDDGRARARTALVHV
- a CDS encoding metal ABC transporter permease, with translation MIDLINSLFFDYTIRTVALGAAVLGIVAGALGTFALLRRQSLLGDAMSHAALPGVLIAFMLTGSKAPLVLVLGAAVAGVLGTFLLLTITRYSRIKEDAALGIILSVFFGFGLMLLTYLQRNPTAAQAGLNSFLFGQAATLLVSDVITMAVFGGAALLALVVLWKEFKLLSFDRDFGSSLGYPMTALDMALTTLLVIGVVIGLQAVGVVLMSALIVAPAAAARQWTDRLSVMLVVASTFGAIAGVAGALLSSLGTGLSTGPVVVLVISAIVLLSLLFGAARGLVWSWARRQRSRRTLRTQAVLADLYTLADKHGDPYYAHNYELLRAMNRYQGGVRHSLRTLAESGLVREAARGEWALTAAGLSQAQQLRQTGQFEAQL
- a CDS encoding metal ABC transporter ATP-binding protein; protein product: MTETPYAIDVTDLTVAYQEKPVLWDIDLQAPPGVLLAIVGPNGAGKTTFIKAVLGLIKPAAGQMLIYGKPYAAQRRLVGYVPQRGSVDWDFPTSVLDVVMMGRYGELGWLRRPGRADRERALEALEKVGMARYAGRQISQLSGGQQQRTFLARALVQDAQIYFMDEPFQGVDATTERAIVELLKELRGAGKTVVVVHHDLQTVPEYFDWVMLLNVSRVAAGPVGVVFTEENLRRAYGGRIGFLGGNGHTTTDDRPLTTDGTTTEFTVTGSRPR
- a CDS encoding metal ABC transporter solute-binding protein, Zn/Mn family, whose translation is MKRIIPLLLIQLLIALLLVACGRGAAADEADDGRLFIVTTIGQIADVARIVGGDHVRVTGLMGPGTDPHLYKASARDVDRLRAADVVFYNGLFLEAQMEEVLEQLGELQTVVAVSAGIDPAGLLPSANYADEYDPHIWFDVALWMQTVEQVRDTLMAADPANAAAYEANAAAYLAELAALHAYVAEQAATIPAEQRVLVTAHDAFSYFGRAYGFEVLGLQGISTASEAGTADVQRLADTIATRRIPAVFVESSVPVRNIEAVQAAVRARDFDVVIGGRLFSDAMGDTGTPEGTYAGMVRYNIDTIVSSLRGEE
- a CDS encoding metal-dependent transcriptional regulator produces the protein MSNLDEANFDATATYCSPAANCSPAAQDYIRAIHQLGAQQDGRVTTSALAERLGVRPASVTAMLQKMAAAAPALVDYHKSHGARLTPEGETAALRVARCHRLLELYLHDKLGYGWDEVHAEADRLEHVVSAAMTERLAAALDHPTHDPHGHAIPAADLSYDPPAGRPLPELAAGEAATVQYVTDDDPAVLRALAATGLRPGATVVIARRDAARLWTAVNGHEPLALDTAAAHHVYVNQPEQTPSH
- a CDS encoding IS630 family transposase, with the translated sequence MTATEAGEAVAHLLHQSPRQYGIDVTRWRLADVGQVLSWLTRRSLPGIYKVLKRLGFSRKQAQAFIRSPDTAYALKWRAILAAYQDAVEHPEQAVLLFGDELTYWRRPVVRAVHQRRGQKQRRVVNRPGANTQTRIVAVVNACTGQVTYRQRSRVGRFELVAFYEQLRQDYPAVPRLYLVMDNWPTHKHPLVLEAAQHHALRLLFLPTYASWLNPIEKLWRWLRQDVLHCHPFADDLDHLRQAVTRWLDRFRSGSRHLLFFIGLLSRDDLNQYGD
- a CDS encoding helix-turn-helix domain-containing protein; this translates as MKPRQVTLSAAQVAELQAVRDHAPVPYLRERAAAILKVVEGRSVRQVALHGLYRRRGERTVAAWLNRYLAEGVAGLEIRPGRGRKPAFSPSDGDGGRRGRRPSAAPVAPPVRD